A window of Desulfuromonas soudanensis genomic DNA:
ACGCTGTGGCAACGCCAAATACACATGTAAAAAACATCGAGATTCAAGACAAAGTTCATGATAAGTGGCGGTAATGAACGCAGCGGAATTGCCGACCGAGTTCAGCGCCTTGTTATGCATTTTTTTGATCCGGCATTATAGCTTCTTTTATTATTCTATTTATTGACTGTTGTTTTTCTTTAATTTGACGGTCAATTTCTTTATGTTCGTCCAATAAATATTTGATGGTTTTTACTATTTTAGTTTGTTCAGTTATTTCTGGCAGTGGTACTCTAAAATTTAAAAGTTCAGAAGATGATACTTTAACCATAGTCTGATTTTTTCCCTTTGCGACATATTTAAAATACAATCTGCCAATGAAAGAATTGAAAAGGTATGCAATATATTCCTTGTTGACTCTTGATTCATCAAATTCAACCTTAATATATAAATCAGGATATATTACATCTTCCTCAACCTCTTCACAGACAATAGACGCTAGGCCAACTAAATCAACCGTATTACCTCTGCTGACAAAAAAGTCATCTTTTTGAATAAAAAAATCTTCAATATTATTACAATTTTGCTCAGTTGTTTTTGAAGGTTCAATTTTTAAAATGGCATTTGTAGTGATGTGCTCTTGACCCAAAACAGGGATGCCTTCACCGCCTTCCATAGATAACGGACTCCAGCCATTTTTGGTGGAATTGATGAAGTGACCCAGTGTCTCAATACAGTCAATTTCAGAATAAAGAATACTTTGAAGGTACTGCATTTTATTCCAACGTAGACTGCATCTCAAACCTGAGTTGTATTTGCTTATACTTCTAAAAGAGATTGGTAAAATGCTGGTGTTATCATTACTTAACATTTCATCAAGGTTAATTTTAAAATGAGTTGAAAACGCATTAT
This region includes:
- a CDS encoding restriction endonuclease subunit S — its product is MYSQKFLYYLIRSEYVQFQIKDLAYRKKGQPGLNADHLKLLKIPFFGPTEQKEFLRDIWKLESEIECLLKLKEEPRKIINNAFSTHFKINLDEMLSNDNTSILPISFRSISKYNSGLRCSLRWNKMQYLQSILYSEIDCIETLGHFINSTKNGWSPLSMEGGEGIPVLGQEHITTNAILKIEPSKTTEQNCNNIEDFFIQKDDFFVSRGNTVDLVGLASIVCEEVEEDVIYPDLYIKVEFDESRVNKEYIAYLFNSFIGRLYFKYVAKGKNQTMVKVSSSELLNFRVPLPEITEQTKIVKTIKYLLDEHKEIDRQIKEKQQSINRIIKEAIMPDQKNA